One segment of Erigeron canadensis isolate Cc75 chromosome 2, C_canadensis_v1, whole genome shotgun sequence DNA contains the following:
- the LOC122588605 gene encoding aspartic proteinase-like protein 1, with protein sequence MKVAPPLSLSVTLSIAAFIIIIIIIMLGECSSLSEQKSAVSYSSYGVSKQAIRVSFEKQKVNMQHQLLYPSAGGTTISGGNELGWLHYTYIAVGMPSVSFLVALDTGSDLLWLPCDCEQCAPLSDYDENEYNPTHSNTSKSITCSHQLCDLGPTCKNPKQPCPYTVNYASAGTSSSGSLVEDILHLAADGVNASNTYVRAPIIIGCGKEQSGGYLDGIAPDGVLGLGLGDVSVPSFLAKSGVTRNTFSLCFGESGSGNIYFGDQGLSTQRTTPFLPVNGKYVAYIIGVDNFCIGTTCLDQTSFKAQFDSGTTFTVLPDGIYKAVVKEFDRQTKATQYRFEGYPFDYCYKSSSQELPESPSVTIKFSVNNTFVVHDPLFVVNDSQGETVGFCLAIQSTPDEMGLIGQNFMKGYRLVFDRENFTLGWSRSKCQPLKGKKALGGNASSPIPLPTTEQQRSPPNANAVAPAFAGKTPKSSANSNMLMSSFLPILLSLLLLLFNQLGVRYYLF encoded by the exons atgaAAGTAGCTCCTCCTCTAAGTCTTTCAGTTACTTTATCAATAGCtgcttttataataataataataataataatgttgggAGAATGTAGCAGTTTATCTGAACAAAAATCAGCAGTCAGTTACTCTTCTTATGGGGTTTCAAAACAAgcaattagggtttcatttGAAAAACAGAAGGTGAACATGCAGCATCAGTTGCTGTATCCTTCTGCTGGTGGCACTACTATTTCTGGTGGAAATGAACTTGGATG GTTACATTATACTTATATTGCTGTAGGGATGCCGAGTGTTTCTTTCCTTGTTGCACTTGATACTGGAAGTGATCTTCTCTGGCTTCCATGTGATTGTGAGCAGTGTGCACCACTTTCT GATTATGATGAGAATGAATATAATCCTACTCACTCAAACACAAGCAAAAGCATAACATGCAGCCATCAGTTGTGTGATCTGGGTCCAACTTGCAAAAACCCTAAGCAACCATGCCCCTACACTGTTAATTACGCCTCAGCGGGTACATCCAGTTCTGGATCATTGGTTGAGGACATATTACATTTAGCAGCAGATGGTGTTAATGCATCTAACACCTATGTAAGGGCTCCGATCATTATAGG ATGCGGCAAGGAGCAAAGCGGTGGTTACTTGGATGGTATTGCTCCTGATGGTGTTCTAGGCCTTGGGCTTGGTGATGTCTCAGTTCCAAGCTTCCTTGCCAAATCAGGAGTTACAAGAAACACTTTCTCTTTGTGTTTTGGAGAATCAGGTTCTGGGAATATATATTTTGGGGATCAAGGACTATCAACCCAAAGAACTACTCCATTTTTGCCAGTCAATGGAAAATA CGTTGCCTACATAATTGGAGTAGATAATTTTTGTATTGGGACTACTTGTCTTGATCAAACAAGCTTCAAAGCTCAATTTGATAGTGGGACAACTTTTACCGTACTTCCAGATGGAATATATAAAGCAGTTGTTAAAGAG TTTGACAGACAAACAAAGGCGACACAGTATAGGTTTGAAGGCTATCCATTTGACTACTGTTACAAATCCAG TTCTCAAGAGCTGCCAGAAAGTCCATCGGTGACAATTAAGTTTTCAGTGAACAACACTTTTGTGGTCCATGATCCACTTTTTGTTGTGAATGACAGCCAG GGAGAAACTGTTGGATTTTGTTTAGCTATACAATCAACACCTGATGAAATGGGACTTATTGGAC AGAACTTCATGAAAGGATATCGGTTGGTTTTTGACAGGGAAAATTTTACGCTTGGATGGTCACGATCAAAAT GTCAACCTCTAAAGGGCAAAAAAGCACTTGGAGGTAATGCCAGCTCACCAATACCACTTCCGACAACGGAGCAACAAAGGTCCCCTCCTAACGCAAATGCCGTTGCCCCCGCTTTTGCTGGAAAGACTCCAAAATCTTCAGCCAACTCAAATATGTTAATGTCATCTTTTTTACCTATCTTACTGTCTCTTCTTCTACTACTATTTAATCAACTAGGTGTCAGGTATTACCTGTTTTAG
- the LOC122590225 gene encoding uncharacterized protein LOC122590225, whose product MSQNHRSALADVTNQIVNKRELLSDNTSNFHSAKKQCIGPHFTKQITGEFVLRPHEKADNIVSEPVKKPEEGEDGKSSGSEGIMVITEKKGEIGNLGVNDEENDVSVGDLESSKDEFLDVSRFPESQESICGLEKCIGQKGGDGSSSLSVDLIKSCPCSFCTKAAYIWSDLHYQDMKGRIAAVKKSQKEAFILAHQNSRDVAAGRYGQGNFGNYSNLESDLSGRWKSLFLHMQDIFVHESNQLETNLSTLKELRDDCKTDLERQ is encoded by the exons ATGAGTCAAAACCACCGATCTGCTTTAGCAGATGTAACAAATCAAATTGTTAACAAAAGAGAGTTGCTTTCTGATAATACTTCTAATTTTCACTCTGCAAAAAAACAATGTATTGGGCCCCACTTTACTAAACAGATCACCGGGGAGTTCGTTTTACGCCCACACGAAAAAGCGGACAATATCGTTTCCGAACCGGTTAAGAAGCCTGAGGAGGGAGAGGATGGAAAAAGTAGTGGCTCTGAGGGTATAATGGTAATTACAGAGAAAAAGGGGGAAATTGGTAATTTGGGGGTGAATGATGAGGAAAATGATGTAAGTGTGGGTGATTTGGAGTCAAGTAAAGATGAGTTTCTTGATGTTTCGAGATTTCCTGAATCGCAGGAGTCGATATGTGGGTTGGAGAAATGCATTGGGCAAAAGGGTGGTGATGGATCGTCGAGTTTGAGTGTCGATTTGATCAAATCTTGCCCGTGTTCTTTTTGCACCAAAG CTGCTTACATTTGGTCGGATCTGCATTACCAAGATATGAAAGGCCGGATAGCTG CGGTAAAGAAGAGTCAGAAAGAAGCGTTCATTTTGGCACACCAAAATAGCAGGGATGTTGCAGCTGGCAGATACGGCCAAGGAAACTTTGGAAACTACTCAAACTTGGAATCTGATCTCTCGGGTCGATGGAAATCACTTTTTCTTCATATGCAAGATATATTTGTTCATGAGAGCAACCAACTG GAAACAAACTTATCTACACTTAAAGAACTAAGAGATGATTGCAAGACTGATCTGGAGAGACAGTAG
- the LOC122586928 gene encoding 60S ribosomal protein L4-like: MAAAARPLVTVQTLESDMATDNSTLPLPAVMTTSIRPDIVNFVHSNISKNARQPYAVSRKAGHQTSAESWGTGRAVSRIPRVAGGGTHRAGQGAFGNMCRGGRMFAPTRIWRRWHRKINVNQKRYAVVSAIAASAVPSLVMARGHKIEEVPELPLVVSDSAEGVEKTRMAIDVLKRIGAYPDAEKAKNSVGIRPGKGKMRNRRYISRKGPLIVYGTEGAKLVKAFRNIPGVEIANVERLNLLKLAPGGHLGRFVIWTKSAFEKLDSIYGSYERKSEKKKGYVLPRAKMENADLARIINSDEVQSVVKPIKKEVKRAPMKKNPLKNLNTMLRLNPYAKTAKRMAVLAEEQRKKAKQEKLDSKRKPISKEEATKIKAASKSWYKTMISDSDYAEFDVFTKWLGVSQ, translated from the exons ATGGCAGCCGCCGCCCGCCCTCTCGTCACCGTCCAAACACTCGAATCCGACATGGCCACCGACAACTCCACCCTTCCTCTCCCGGCCGTCATGACGACCTCAATCCGTCCCGACATCGTCAACTTCGTCCACTCAAATATCTCAAAAAATGCCCGACAACCTTACGCTGTGTCCCGAAAAGCCGGCCACCAAACCTCCGCAGAATCATGGGGTACTGGCCGTGCTGTCTCTCGTATCCCCCGTGTCGCCGGAGGCGGTACCCACCGTGCCGGCCAAGGTGCGTTTGGAAACATGTGTAGAGGTGGTCGTATGTTTGCACCCACCAGAATTTGGCGACGGTGGCATAGAAAAATCAACGTGAATCAAAAGCGATACGCCGTCGTTTCAGCTATTGCCGCTTCTGCTGTTCCTTCTCTCGTGATGGCACGTGGCCATAAAATTGAAGAAGTTCCTGAACTTCCGTTAGTTGTTAGTGATTCTGCTGAAGGTGTGGAAAAAACCCGGATGGCAATTGATGTTTTGAAACGAATTGGAGCATACCCAGATGCTGAAAAGGCGAAAAATTCGGTTGGGATCCGACCCGGAAAAGGGAAAATGAGAAATAGAAGGTATATTTCTAGAAAAGGTCCATTAATTGTTTATGGAACAGAAGGAGCAAAATTAGTGAAAGCATTTAGGAATATTCCTGGTGTGGAAATAGCAAATGTGGAAAGGTTGAATTTGTTGAAATTAGCACCTGGTGGGCATTTGGGTAGGTTTGTAATTTGGACGAAATCGGCTTTCGAAAAGTTGGATTCGATATACGGGTCGTATGAGAGGAAGAGTGAGAAGAAGAAAGGGTATGTGTTGCCAAGGGCTAAAATGGAGAATGCTGATTTAGCTAGGATTATTAATTCGGATGAGGTGCAGAGTGTCGTGAAACCGATTAAGAAGGAGGTTAAACGGGCTCCGATGAAGAAGAATCCTTTGAAGAATTTGAATACAATGTTGAGGTTGAATCCGTATGCTAAGACGGCTAAACGGATGGCTGTTCTTGCTGAGGAACAAAGGAAGAAAGCTAAGCAAGAGAAGCTTGATAGCAAGAGGAAGCCCATTTCTAAG GAGGAAGCTACCAAAATCAAGGCCGCTAGCAAGTCATGGTACAAAACGATGATTTCTGACAGTGATTATGCTGAATTTGATGTTTTCACCAAGTGGCTTGGGGTTTCGCAGTAA